CCGCGCTCGCGGCCGAGGCAGGCGTACCGCTCTACCGCACGCTCGACGAACTGTTCGAACGCGATCGCCCGGACGGCGTAATTCTCGCGACGCCGAACCAGTTGCACGTCGAACACGCGTCGCGTTGCCTCGCGGCGCGCGTGCCCACACTGCTCGAAAAGCCGATCGCGCCGGGCCTCGACGAAGCGGAAACGCTCGCCGCCGAAGCGCAGCATAGTGGCGTGCCGCTGCTGATCGGCCATCATCGCGCGCACAGCCCGATCATGGCGCGCGCTCGGCAACTGATCGACGAAGGCCGGCTCGGCAAGCTCGTCGCCGTGATGGGCAGCGCGGTGTTCTTCAAACCTGACGAGTACTTCGCCGACGCGGACTGGCGGCGCCAGCCAGGCGGCGGTCCGATCCTGCTGAACATGATTCACGAGGTGCACAACCTGCGCATGCTGTGCGGTGACATCGTCGCCGTGCAGGCTTTTTCATCGCATGCGACGCGCGGCTTTCCGGTCGAGGATACGGTCGCGATCAACCTGCGTTTCGCGAACGGCGCGCTCGGCAGCTTCATGCTGTCCGATACCGCAGCAAGCGCGCGCAGCTGGGAGCAGACCTCGCAGGAAAACAAGGCCTATCCCTCGTATCCGGACGAAGACTGCTACGTGATCGCGGGCACGTTCGGCTCGCTCGCCGTGCCGACGATGCGCCTGAAGACCTACGCGAAAGCCGCCGACCGTTCGTGGTGGAAGCCGTTCGACGTCAGCGTCGCCGACTTCACGCGCGACGATCCGCTGAAGCTGCAGCTCGAGCATTTCGTGCGGGTGATTCACGGCAAGGAGCCACCGCTCGTCAGTGCGCAGGACGGCTTGAAGAATCTGCGCATTACCGAGGCGATCGTCGAAGCGGCCCGCACCGGCACGGTCGTCGACACGACACGCGCCGTCGCGGGGGCCATCCACTAAAACACGCTGACCTCGCGCCGATATCAACCATTCAATTACTCAGGACGACTATATGAAAACGTTCGTGATGCTGCACGGCATCAACCACAACATGTTCGGCAAACGCGACCCCGCCCAATACGGCACGATCACGCTCGACGAAATCGACGCACGTCTGCGCGCGCTCGGCGACGAGCTCGGCGTGCGGGTCGAGAGCTTTCAGACCAATAGCGAAGCGGCGATGTGCGAGCGCATCCACCAGGCGTTCACCGACAACGCCGACGGCGTGCTGATCAACGCCGGCGCATGGACGCACTACAGCTACGGCATTCGCGATGCGCTCGCGATCCTGACCGTGCCGGTGGTCGAGATCCACATGTCGAACATTCACGCGCGCGAAGCGTTCCGGCATCAGTCGGTGTTCGCGGAGATCGTCAAAGGACAGATTTGCGGCTTCGGCGTGGACAGCTATCTGCTCGGGCTGCGCGCGGCGGTGTCGGCCGCAGGCTAGCCCTGAGCGCGGGTCGCGCAGCCTAGCGCCACGTTTCGGTCAGCTCGTTGGCCAGCACCATCTTCTGGCGGACCACCTCGACGAAGGCCGCGTCGATACCCGCCTGCGCCTTCAGGAATTTCAGCGCGGCGGAGTGCACGACGCGCAGCGCGCCGCCATCGATGCCCGTCATGCGCGCCGCGCTGCGCCGCGTTTCCACGACCAGATCGCGCGCGCCCGTGAAGTCGGGCGACAAGCCGCATTGCGCGTCGAATGCGGCGCGCAGACCGCTCGCGTAGTCGCGCGACTCGCCGAGCCGTTCGATATCGATCAGCAGATCGACCCCTTCGCCCATACGCAGCGCGCACAGGATCCACAGCGCGATGAACGCGCGATACGCGTTGTCGCTGTCCACCGTGCGCGCGAATTGCTCGCAGGCGAGCGCATACGCGTCGTCGGGCATCGACGGCAGCGGCGGCAGACGCACGCCGCACACGCCGATCGCTTCGCGCACCAGTGGGTCCATCTGATTCAGACCGAGCACGCGAAACGGCGCGGCGACAAAAAATGCATTGCTCCATTGCTGCCGCAGCAGCCAACCCGACGCGAACTGCGACGCCGGATTGCGCAGCACGCCCACATGCAGCGCCTCCGGACACGCGCGCTTCAGCCACGGCAGACGGCCGCCCGTGCGGCAAAACTTGAAGACGGGCACGCGGCCCTGTTCGATCGTGTGCTGGCTCAACGCGCGCAGATAGGCGTGCAACGCGGGAAATGTCGCATCGGGTTCGGGCGTAAAACGATCGATGCTGAAGCGCCTGTCGTAACCGGCCACGCCGCGCGCGTCTTCGCGCAGAAACGGCCGGTATTCGTCGAAGTACGGCGCGGCGAGCGGCGGGTGCCCCGAGGTCAAGGTCGGACGCGAGGCGGGCACGTCGGCGAGCTTCAGATCAGCGAGCACGTTGCTGAGCGG
The genomic region above belongs to Paraburkholderia sp. HP33-1 and contains:
- the aroQ gene encoding type II 3-dehydroquinate dehydratase; amino-acid sequence: MKTFVMLHGINHNMFGKRDPAQYGTITLDEIDARLRALGDELGVRVESFQTNSEAAMCERIHQAFTDNADGVLINAGAWTHYSYGIRDALAILTVPVVEIHMSNIHAREAFRHQSVFAEIVKGQICGFGVDSYLLGLRAAVSAAG
- a CDS encoding Gfo/Idh/MocA family protein, with protein sequence MNSTRIAVAGAGYIGRAHMAVAQQSGTCTLSAIVDPSPAAAALAAEAGVPLYRTLDELFERDRPDGVILATPNQLHVEHASRCLAARVPTLLEKPIAPGLDEAETLAAEAQHSGVPLLIGHHRAHSPIMARARQLIDEGRLGKLVAVMGSAVFFKPDEYFADADWRRQPGGGPILLNMIHEVHNLRMLCGDIVAVQAFSSHATRGFPVEDTVAINLRFANGALGSFMLSDTAASARSWEQTSQENKAYPSYPDEDCYVIAGTFGSLAVPTMRLKTYAKAADRSWWKPFDVSVADFTRDDPLKLQLEHFVRVIHGKEPPLVSAQDGLKNLRITEAIVEAARTGTVVDTTRAVAGAIH